One Chitinivibrionales bacterium DNA window includes the following coding sequences:
- a CDS encoding sulfide/dihydroorotate dehydrogenase-like FAD/NAD-binding protein yields the protein MNEIIKTEQLSEFVYRFRITAPRIAKKRKAGQFIILRPEEDSERIPLTIADAYPSEGWIEIIFQIVGRTTQQLSAMNEGDTILDLAGPLGQPTHITNFGKCLCIGGGVGIAPLYPIVSALKDAGNSITTIIGARNKSLLILEEEMNARSDRFFITTDDGSKGTKGFVSTVFEKLLSEGEKFDYAIVIGPVIMMKVTTQLIKNAGIPCMASLNPIMVDGTGMCGGCRVTINGETKFACVDGPEFDAAGVDWDELIKRLTSYSVFEKDATEKHQCRLRGMA from the coding sequence ATGAATGAAATTATCAAAACCGAGCAGTTATCGGAATTTGTTTACCGGTTCCGAATTACTGCTCCGCGAATTGCAAAAAAACGCAAAGCGGGTCAATTTATAATCCTTCGCCCGGAAGAAGACAGCGAACGGATTCCCCTCACGATTGCCGATGCCTATCCTTCCGAAGGATGGATTGAGATCATTTTTCAGATTGTTGGACGGACCACTCAGCAGCTTTCTGCGATGAATGAGGGTGATACGATTCTTGACCTTGCCGGCCCTCTCGGTCAGCCAACTCATATCACCAATTTCGGCAAATGCCTCTGTATCGGTGGCGGTGTTGGTATTGCACCTCTCTATCCGATAGTCAGCGCTCTCAAAGATGCCGGGAACTCAATCACTACAATTATCGGTGCCCGAAATAAGAGCCTGCTTATCCTCGAAGAAGAAATGAATGCCAGGTCTGATCGTTTTTTTATCACGACCGATGATGGTTCCAAAGGAACAAAAGGGTTTGTATCCACTGTTTTTGAAAAGCTGTTGTCTGAAGGTGAAAAATTTGATTATGCAATTGTTATCGGGCCGGTTATCATGATGAAAGTTACTACTCAATTGATAAAAAATGCCGGAATTCCCTGTATGGCATCGCTCAACCCTATTATGGTCGACGGTACCGGTATGTGCGGAGGCTGCCGGGTAACGATAAACGGAGAAACGAAATTTGCCTGCGTTGATGGTCCCGAATTTGATGCAGCCGGGGTAGACTGGGATGAGCTTATCAAACGCCTGACAAGCTATTCCGTCTTTGAGAAAGATGCAACAGAAAAACACCAATGCAGATTACGAGGCATGGCATGA